A region of Streptomyces halobius DNA encodes the following proteins:
- a CDS encoding L,D-transpeptidase, which translates to MNVQPISGEPVRRRRWPRRGRVPLALLLGAALLVSACGGDEDDRKKPAGKAGTDKSASRAAVTIAPKDGAEDVATTGALKVTAHKGRLTSVKVRDSKGNEVAGKISGSGTLWQPSGHLGASTEYTVDAIAVDVQGREAAEHSRFTTLVPQNTFIGQYSPENGQRVGVGMPVSLRFNRGITDPEAVEKAIKVTAKPSVPIEGHWFGNDRLDFRPEKYWAPGTEVTLKLDLDGVQGRPGVYGTQSKEVSFTIGRSQVSTVDAKSKKMTVVRDGKTVKTIPITAGAPGTETYNGQMVISEKHPVTRMNGDTVGFGGEYDIKDVPHAMRLSTSGTFIHGNYWSGKPTFGRRNASHGCVGLFDVRGGHDKSTPAAWFFANSIIGDVVIVKNSHDETIQPENGFSDWNLSWEQWKAEQ; encoded by the coding sequence GTGAACGTGCAGCCGATATCGGGGGAGCCGGTTCGCCGGCGGCGGTGGCCACGCAGGGGACGGGTGCCGCTCGCGCTGTTGCTCGGCGCCGCGCTGCTGGTGAGCGCGTGCGGCGGCGACGAGGACGACCGCAAGAAGCCGGCCGGCAAGGCGGGCACCGACAAGTCCGCCTCCCGGGCGGCCGTCACGATAGCTCCCAAGGACGGCGCGGAGGACGTCGCCACCACCGGCGCGCTGAAGGTGACCGCCCACAAGGGCCGGCTCACATCCGTCAAGGTCAGGGACAGCAAGGGCAACGAGGTGGCCGGGAAGATATCCGGCAGCGGCACCCTGTGGCAGCCGAGCGGCCACCTCGGCGCCTCGACGGAGTACACCGTCGACGCGATCGCCGTGGACGTCCAGGGCCGGGAGGCCGCAGAGCACTCCCGTTTCACCACGCTCGTCCCCCAGAACACCTTCATCGGCCAGTACTCCCCGGAGAACGGCCAGCGGGTCGGCGTCGGAATGCCGGTCTCCCTCCGCTTCAACCGAGGGATCACCGACCCGGAGGCCGTCGAGAAAGCCATCAAGGTCACCGCGAAGCCGTCCGTCCCGATCGAGGGCCACTGGTTCGGCAACGACCGGCTCGACTTCCGTCCGGAGAAATACTGGGCGCCCGGCACCGAGGTCACCCTCAAGCTCGACCTCGACGGCGTCCAGGGCCGGCCGGGTGTGTACGGCACCCAGTCCAAGGAGGTCTCGTTCACCATCGGCCGCAGCCAGGTCAGCACCGTCGACGCCAAGTCGAAGAAGATGACGGTCGTCCGCGACGGCAAGACGGTCAAGACCATCCCGATCACCGCGGGCGCGCCGGGCACCGAGACCTACAACGGCCAGATGGTGATCAGCGAGAAGCATCCGGTGACGCGGATGAACGGCGACACCGTCGGCTTCGGCGGCGAGTACGACATCAAGGACGTACCGCACGCGATGCGGCTGAGCACGTCCGGCACGTTCATCCACGGCAACTACTGGTCGGGCAAGCCCACCTTCGGCAGACGGAACGCCAGCCACGGCTGCGTCGGCCTGTTCGATGTGCGCGGCGGCCACGACAAGTCCACCCCGGCGGCCTGGTTCTTCGCCAACTCGATCATCGGCGATGTCGTGATCGTCAAGAACTCGCACGATGAAACGATCCAGCCGGAGAACGGCTTCAGTGACTGGAACCTCTCCTGGGAGCAGTGGAAGGCCGAACAGTAG
- a CDS encoding L,D-transpeptidase encodes MIRVVPDDGARGVRTRERLEVRVPEGRLARVEVRRAGTAGRTPLAGRISPDGRIWRPTSGPLALGAKYTVDVVALDGAGRRTTRRTTFTTLVPPHRLIGFYTPENNTRVGTGMIVSLTFNRRVVDRAAVERAIRVTARPAVQIAPHWFGSRRLDFRPRDRWRPGTVITVDLRLRDVQTGPDAYGVQRKTIRYRVGRDQISTVDVARHIMTVRRDGRVLARLPVTAGNAQNPTYNGKMVIMARQSVTRMDGRTVGFGGEYDIKDVPHAMRLTRSGTFLHGNYWAPPAVFGGLNTSHGCVGLKDVRGGGPKTPAGWFFARSIVGDTVEVRNSWDRTVAPDNGLGGWNMSWERWRAGSALR; translated from the coding sequence ATGATCAGGGTCGTCCCGGATGACGGTGCGCGCGGCGTACGGACCCGGGAGCGGCTGGAGGTCCGGGTGCCCGAGGGACGGCTGGCGCGGGTCGAGGTGCGACGTGCCGGTACCGCCGGCCGAACTCCCCTCGCCGGCCGGATTTCCCCGGACGGACGGATCTGGCGCCCCACGTCCGGCCCCCTCGCGCTCGGCGCGAAGTACACCGTCGACGTGGTGGCCCTGGACGGCGCCGGCCGCCGCACCACCCGCCGCACCACCTTCACCACCCTCGTGCCCCCGCACCGCCTCATCGGCTTCTACACGCCCGAGAACAACACCAGGGTCGGCACCGGCATGATCGTCTCGCTGACCTTCAACCGGCGGGTCGTCGACCGCGCGGCCGTCGAGCGCGCCATCAGGGTCACCGCCCGGCCCGCCGTTCAGATCGCCCCCCACTGGTTCGGCTCCCGGCGGCTGGACTTCCGACCCCGCGACCGCTGGAGGCCGGGCACCGTGATCACCGTCGATCTGCGGCTGCGTGATGTGCAGACCGGTCCGGACGCCTACGGGGTCCAGCGCAAGACGATCCGCTACCGGGTCGGCCGGGATCAGATCAGCACCGTTGACGTCGCCCGGCACATCATGACGGTGCGGCGGGACGGCCGGGTGCTGGCCCGGCTGCCGGTCACCGCGGGCAACGCCCAAAACCCCACCTACAACGGGAAGATGGTGATCATGGCCCGTCAGTCGGTGACGCGGATGGACGGGCGCACCGTCGGCTTCGGTGGTGAGTACGACATCAAGGACGTCCCGCACGCGATGCGCCTCACCCGGTCCGGGACCTTTCTGCACGGCAACTACTGGGCACCGCCCGCCGTCTTCGGCGGCCTCAACACCAGCCATGGCTGTGTGGGGCTCAAGGACGTCCGGGGCGGCGGCCCGAAGACGCCGGCCGGCTGGTTCTTCGCCCGTTCGATCGTCGGCGACACCGTGGAGGTGCGGAACTCGTGGGACCGTACGGTCGCGCCGGACAACGGTCTCGGTGGCTGGAACATGTCGTGGGAGCGCTGGCGGGCCGGCTCGGCGCTGCGCTGA
- the glgX gene encoding glycogen debranching protein GlgX, whose translation MSSAPEQEAARDGREDQDGADGAGGRDGPGGGTGRSGPGRVGRPAPSRGTPAAVRPGSPTPLGARYRTGPDGVAGTNFALWAGGAEAVELCLFDDEEHETRHPLTELTHEIWHGFLPGVRPGQRYGYRVHGRWDPWAGARWNPAKLLLDPYARAVDGDFDGGTGATAPRPALPAELYGHVRDWPQQQAADTVRDDRDSALYVPKAVVVGDDADGPGDDEWRDDRRPKTPWPDSVLYELHVRGFTMRHPGVPARLRGTYAGLAHPAALEHLIRLGVTAVELLPVHQFAHEDHLVRRGLRNYWGYNSIGYFAPHAAYAATGTRGQQVGEFKRMVRALHDAGIEVILDVVYNHTAEAGELGPTLSLRGIDNRGYYRLQDDARRYADYTGCGNTLHVVQPHVLRLITDSLRYWVTEMGVDGFRFDLAAALARSMHDVDMLSPFLAVIAQDPVLRRVKLIAEPWDVGSGGYQVGAFPPLWTEWNDRYRDTVRDFWRGAQPDVRDLGYRLSGSSDLYAWGGRRPYASVNFITAHDGFTLRDLVTYEHKRNAANGEGNRDGTHDNRAWNCGTEGETDDPAVNALRRRQLRNLLTTLLLSTGVPMLVAGDEMGRTQGGNNNAYCQDNPTSWLDWSLLDDPCWRALADLAARLIALRRAHPVLRRRAFFSGRPQQRGGLRDLAWFSAEGTEMTERDWYAPGATLGMYLSGNDIPQRDAQGSPIVDDSFLAVLHAAAHPRRVTLPGPPWAQAYELLVDTGMQEPPTADARYKAGGTLTVPGRSVLLFRADPG comes from the coding sequence GTGTCGAGCGCACCTGAGCAGGAGGCAGCACGGGACGGACGCGAAGACCAGGACGGAGCGGACGGGGCAGGCGGACGGGACGGCCCGGGCGGCGGCACAGGCCGGAGCGGGCCGGGCCGGGTCGGCCGCCCGGCGCCCTCACGCGGCACACCCGCCGCCGTCCGCCCCGGTAGTCCGACCCCCCTCGGCGCCCGTTACCGCACCGGCCCCGACGGCGTCGCCGGCACCAATTTCGCCCTGTGGGCGGGCGGCGCCGAGGCCGTGGAGCTCTGCCTCTTCGACGACGAGGAACACGAGACGCGCCATCCGCTGACCGAGCTGACGCATGAGATCTGGCACGGCTTCCTGCCCGGCGTACGCCCCGGGCAGCGTTACGGCTATCGGGTGCACGGCCGGTGGGACCCCTGGGCCGGTGCCCGCTGGAATCCGGCCAAGCTGCTGCTCGACCCGTACGCACGGGCCGTGGACGGCGACTTCGACGGCGGAACGGGAGCCACCGCCCCGCGGCCCGCCCTGCCCGCCGAGCTCTACGGGCACGTCCGCGACTGGCCGCAGCAGCAGGCCGCCGACACCGTGCGCGACGACCGCGACTCGGCGCTGTACGTCCCCAAGGCGGTGGTGGTCGGCGACGACGCCGACGGCCCGGGGGACGACGAGTGGCGGGACGACCGGCGGCCCAAGACCCCCTGGCCGGACTCCGTGCTCTACGAGCTGCACGTCCGCGGCTTCACCATGCGTCACCCCGGCGTCCCCGCGCGGCTGCGCGGCACCTACGCCGGACTGGCGCACCCCGCCGCCCTGGAGCACCTCATCCGGCTCGGCGTCACCGCCGTCGAGCTCCTGCCCGTCCATCAGTTCGCACACGAGGACCACCTGGTGCGCCGGGGGCTGCGCAACTACTGGGGATACAACTCCATCGGCTACTTCGCGCCGCACGCCGCCTACGCCGCCACCGGCACCCGGGGGCAGCAGGTCGGCGAATTCAAACGGATGGTGCGGGCGCTGCACGACGCCGGTATCGAAGTGATCCTCGACGTCGTCTACAACCACACCGCGGAAGCCGGCGAACTGGGCCCGACCCTCTCCCTCCGGGGCATCGACAACCGCGGCTACTACCGGCTCCAGGACGACGCCCGCCGCTACGCCGACTACACCGGCTGCGGCAACACCCTGCACGTCGTACAGCCCCACGTCCTGCGCCTCATCACCGATTCGCTGCGCTACTGGGTCACCGAAATGGGTGTGGACGGCTTCCGCTTCGACCTCGCGGCCGCGCTGGCCCGCTCCATGCACGACGTCGACATGCTCTCCCCGTTCCTCGCCGTGATCGCCCAGGATCCGGTGCTGCGCCGGGTCAAGCTGATCGCCGAGCCCTGGGACGTGGGCTCCGGCGGCTACCAGGTCGGTGCGTTCCCGCCCCTGTGGACGGAGTGGAACGACCGCTACCGCGACACCGTCCGCGACTTCTGGCGCGGCGCCCAGCCCGATGTCCGCGATCTGGGCTACCGGCTCTCCGGATCGAGCGACCTGTACGCCTGGGGCGGCCGCCGCCCGTACGCGTCGGTCAACTTCATCACCGCCCACGACGGATTCACCCTCCGCGACCTGGTCACCTACGAGCACAAACGCAACGCCGCCAACGGCGAGGGCAATCGCGACGGCACCCACGACAACCGGGCCTGGAACTGCGGCACCGAGGGCGAGACCGACGATCCGGCCGTCAACGCCCTGCGCCGCCGCCAGCTGCGTAACCTCCTCACCACCCTCCTGCTGTCCACCGGCGTCCCGATGCTGGTCGCGGGCGACGAGATGGGCCGCACCCAAGGCGGCAACAACAACGCCTACTGCCAGGACAACCCGACCAGTTGGCTCGACTGGTCGCTGCTCGACGACCCGTGTTGGCGCGCGCTGGCCGACCTCGCCGCCCGGCTGATCGCACTGCGCCGCGCCCATCCCGTACTGCGCCGCCGCGCCTTCTTCTCCGGCCGTCCACAGCAGCGCGGCGGCCTGCGCGACCTGGCCTGGTTCAGTGCCGAGGGCACGGAAATGACCGAGCGGGACTGGTACGCCCCGGGGGCCACGCTGGGCATGTACCTGTCCGGCAACGACATTCCGCAGCGCGACGCCCAGGGCAGCCCCATCGTCGACGACAGCTTCCTCGCCGTCCTCCACGCCGCCGCGCACCCCCGCCGCGTCACCCTCCCCGGCCCGCCGTGGGCCCAGGCGTACGAACTCCTCGTCGACACCGGGATGCAGGAACCGCCGACCGCGGACGCCCGGTACAAAGCGGGCGGCACGCTCACCGTTCCGGGACGGTCGGTGCTGCTGTTCCGGGCGGATCCCGGCTGA
- a CDS encoding ABC transporter ATP-binding protein yields the protein MADTAQTTPQTDPTTSPSAHARRSAVRSLLRLWPFVRPVRTRLSLAAFVAVLASCIGLVIPLVLKWLVDGPVAERDPGGTWLGGGLLLLLGIAEAGLFGLRRWLVARPLAGVEAAMREALYRHVQRLPVSFHDRWASGQLLSRGTTDLQLLRMFLAFPLTFLLVNGATILVGCVLLLVQRWSLGVVLLAPVLPLMVVCSVFEAKYAVAARRAQDQVGDLTTVVEESVLGIRIIKGFGRHRSQARAFKELTHRLRATELHKARLLAAIWCVISALPELAIAATLVLGTLQVADGALSAGTLVAFLSTALALRWPVDSIGFLLAMSNEAATATDRYFEVMDEAPMGDEGRGAKTASMAPRPESAAAPGGLVFEGVEFRYPDAAKDTPPTLRGIDLHIRPGETMALVGATGSGKTTLTALVPRLYDPTAGRIIMDGRDLATLSRDEARALVAVAFEEPTLFSATAAENVLMGAADAQEADLLRALRVAQADEFVHALPEGTASQVGEQGLNLSGGQRQRLALARAVVGRPRFLILDDPLSALDVHTEALVEAALRQVLATTTALVVAHRPSTVLLADRVALLSGGRITAVGTHHELLRDNPEYATLMSGEPDHGDAGGPDGPDGRDDCDDREAAPEHDDHGDHGDHHRGHGHGAPGRRGDAGGPDDRMSAPEHRDHQQGHGAPGRREGESVR from the coding sequence ATGGCCGATACCGCGCAGACGACGCCCCAGACCGACCCGACCACCAGCCCCTCCGCCCACGCCCGCCGCTCCGCGGTGCGCTCCCTGCTGCGCCTGTGGCCCTTCGTCCGCCCGGTGCGGACGCGGCTGTCCCTGGCGGCGTTCGTGGCGGTGCTCGCGTCGTGCATCGGGCTGGTCATCCCGCTGGTGCTCAAGTGGCTGGTGGACGGTCCGGTGGCGGAGCGCGACCCGGGCGGTACGTGGCTGGGCGGCGGCCTCCTGCTGCTCCTCGGGATCGCCGAGGCGGGGCTGTTCGGCTTGCGACGCTGGCTGGTGGCGCGGCCCCTGGCCGGCGTCGAGGCGGCGATGCGCGAGGCGCTGTACCGCCATGTCCAGCGGCTGCCGGTCTCCTTCCACGACCGCTGGGCGTCCGGCCAGCTGCTGTCGCGCGGCACCACCGACCTTCAGCTGCTCCGTATGTTCCTCGCCTTCCCGCTGACGTTCCTGCTGGTCAACGGCGCAACGATCCTGGTCGGCTGCGTACTCCTGCTGGTCCAGCGCTGGTCGCTCGGAGTGGTGCTGCTGGCGCCGGTGCTGCCGCTGATGGTGGTGTGCTCGGTCTTCGAGGCCAAGTACGCGGTGGCGGCGCGGCGTGCTCAGGACCAGGTGGGTGATCTGACGACGGTGGTCGAGGAGTCCGTGCTCGGCATCCGGATCATCAAGGGCTTCGGGCGGCACCGCAGCCAGGCCCGCGCCTTCAAGGAGCTGACGCACCGGCTGCGTGCCACGGAGCTGCACAAGGCGCGGCTGCTTGCCGCCATCTGGTGCGTCATCTCGGCGCTGCCGGAGCTCGCCATCGCCGCGACCCTGGTGCTCGGCACGCTCCAGGTGGCCGACGGCGCGCTGTCCGCGGGCACACTCGTGGCGTTCCTGTCGACGGCCCTGGCGCTGCGCTGGCCGGTGGACTCCATCGGCTTCCTGCTGGCCATGAGCAACGAGGCGGCGACGGCCACGGACCGGTATTTCGAGGTCATGGACGAAGCCCCGATGGGGGACGAGGGCCGCGGAGCGAAGACCGCAAGCATGGCGCCGCGCCCGGAGTCCGCGGCCGCTCCCGGCGGGCTGGTCTTCGAGGGCGTCGAATTCCGCTATCCCGATGCGGCGAAGGACACCCCGCCGACCCTCCGGGGCATCGATCTGCACATCCGGCCCGGCGAGACCATGGCGCTGGTGGGGGCCACGGGCAGCGGGAAGACCACCCTCACGGCGCTGGTGCCCCGGCTGTACGACCCCACCGCGGGCCGGATCATCATGGACGGCCGGGATCTGGCGACGCTCAGCCGGGACGAGGCGCGGGCCCTGGTCGCGGTGGCCTTCGAGGAACCCACGCTGTTCTCGGCGACCGCGGCGGAGAACGTCCTGATGGGTGCGGCGGACGCCCAAGAGGCCGATCTGCTGCGGGCGTTACGGGTCGCGCAGGCCGACGAGTTCGTCCATGCCCTCCCCGAAGGCACCGCCTCCCAGGTCGGTGAACAGGGCCTGAACCTCTCCGGCGGACAACGGCAACGACTCGCCCTGGCCCGCGCGGTGGTCGGCCGGCCACGCTTCCTGATCCTCGACGATCCGCTCTCCGCGCTCGACGTCCACACCGAGGCCCTGGTGGAGGCGGCCCTGCGCCAGGTCCTGGCGACCACCACCGCCCTGGTCGTCGCCCACCGGCCGTCCACGGTCCTGCTGGCCGACCGGGTGGCGCTGCTGTCCGGCGGCCGGATCACCGCCGTCGGCACCCACCACGAACTGCTCCGGGACAACCCCGAGTACGCCACCTTGATGTCCGGCGAACCGGACCACGGCGACGCCGGTGGCCCCGATGGCCCGGATGGCCGCGATGACTGCGACGACCGCGAAGCCGCACCGGAGCACGACGACCACGGCGACCACGGCGACCACCACCGAGGCCACGGCCACGGCGCCCCGGGCCGGCGCGGCGACGCCGGTGGCCCCGATGACCGCATGAGCGCACCCGAACACCGCGACCACCAGCAAGGCCACGGCGCCCCGGGCCGGCGGGAAGGGGAGAGCGTCCGATGA
- a CDS encoding ABC transporter ATP-binding protein, translating into MTSTTTTGRSADDPESGKANGDRESDDAARKPTDSDAFERDVLPTPKGASRALLRSLLKPHHGRVRLAAVLLLAEQIAVQAGPLLVAYAIDHAVPALRSGDHGPLIIMAVVAALCALASGGLQYVFVRLSARVSQDVLLDLRGRIFRHGQTLSLDFHERYTSGRLISRATTDVESLRELLEEGLQELIEVVLSTVYITTILLFLDWGLGAAALAFAGPLYLLVRSFQRRSQRAYSVKSTAMASVIVKFTETVNGIRPVQAFRRERPNDTAFGRLNHRHERVNGSATLEMARYVISSRLVANVAIAGIVLWGAYRVASGGLALGVLAAAALYLRRLYDPIDRLGMFLNSYQSAAASLEKIAGLLAQRPGVPEPVAPVALPPVASGRPGREVGFRGVRFAYRTGGEVLPRLDLTLAAGSTVAVVGATGAGKSTVAKLLARFYDPTEGRVLLDGVDLRDLSTAELRRNVVMVTQEAFLFSGTVAENIAIGRPDATRAEIELAAKAIGAHDFITGLPDGYDTDVRKRGGRISAGQRQLVGFARALLADPAVLILDEATSSLDIPGERAVQGAMSTVLQGRTAVVIAHRLSTVEIADRVLVMADGRTVEDGPPSELIADHGRFAALQEAWRQSVG; encoded by the coding sequence ATGACGTCCACCACTACGACGGGCCGGTCGGCCGATGACCCCGAGAGCGGCAAGGCGAACGGCGACCGCGAGAGCGACGACGCCGCCCGGAAGCCGACCGATTCCGACGCGTTCGAGCGGGACGTCCTGCCCACGCCCAAGGGCGCCTCGCGCGCTCTGCTGCGGTCGTTGCTGAAGCCGCATCACGGCCGTGTCCGCCTGGCCGCCGTCCTCCTCCTGGCCGAGCAGATCGCGGTGCAGGCCGGCCCGCTGCTGGTGGCCTACGCGATCGACCACGCCGTACCGGCGCTGCGGTCCGGCGACCACGGTCCGCTGATCATCATGGCGGTGGTGGCTGCGCTGTGCGCCCTGGCGTCCGGCGGGCTGCAGTACGTGTTCGTCAGGCTCTCGGCCCGGGTGAGCCAGGACGTCCTGCTCGACCTCCGGGGCCGGATCTTCCGGCACGGGCAGACGCTCAGTCTGGACTTCCACGAGCGCTATACGTCCGGCCGGCTGATCTCCCGGGCCACGACCGATGTGGAGTCGCTGCGCGAACTCCTTGAGGAGGGCCTGCAGGAGCTGATCGAGGTCGTTCTCTCGACCGTCTACATCACCACGATCCTGCTCTTCCTGGACTGGGGCCTCGGCGCCGCGGCCCTCGCCTTCGCCGGGCCGCTCTACCTCCTCGTACGCTCCTTCCAGCGCCGCTCGCAGCGGGCCTACAGCGTGAAGTCCACGGCGATGGCGTCCGTCATCGTGAAGTTCACCGAGACCGTCAACGGCATCCGCCCGGTGCAGGCGTTCCGCCGCGAGCGGCCGAACGACACCGCGTTCGGCCGTCTGAACCACCGCCACGAGCGGGTCAACGGCTCGGCCACCCTGGAGATGGCCCGGTATGTCATCTCGTCCCGTCTGGTGGCCAACGTCGCGATCGCCGGGATCGTCCTGTGGGGCGCGTACCGCGTGGCCTCCGGCGGGCTCGCGCTCGGTGTGCTGGCCGCCGCGGCGCTCTATCTGCGCCGGCTGTACGACCCCATCGACCGGCTGGGGATGTTCCTCAACTCGTACCAGTCCGCGGCGGCTTCGCTGGAGAAGATCGCCGGTCTGCTCGCCCAGCGGCCCGGTGTCCCGGAGCCGGTGGCGCCGGTCGCGCTGCCGCCCGTGGCGTCCGGCCGGCCCGGCCGCGAGGTCGGCTTCCGCGGTGTCCGCTTCGCCTACCGCACCGGCGGCGAGGTGCTCCCCCGCCTCGATCTGACCCTCGCGGCCGGCTCGACCGTCGCCGTGGTGGGCGCCACCGGGGCCGGCAAGTCCACCGTCGCCAAGCTGCTGGCCCGGTTCTACGACCCCACCGAGGGGCGCGTCCTGCTCGACGGCGTCGATCTGCGCGATCTGTCCACCGCGGAGCTGCGCCGCAATGTCGTGATGGTCACCCAGGAGGCGTTCCTGTTCTCCGGCACCGTCGCCGAGAACATCGCCATCGGCCGCCCGGACGCCACCCGTGCGGAGATCGAGCTGGCCGCGAAGGCCATCGGCGCACATGACTTCATCACCGGCCTGCCGGATGGCTACGACACCGACGTCCGCAAGCGCGGCGGCCGTATCTCCGCAGGCCAGCGGCAGTTGGTCGGCTTCGCCAGGGCGCTGCTCGCCGACCCCGCGGTGCTGATTCTGGACGAGGCCACCAGCTCCCTGGACATCCCGGGCGAGCGGGCGGTGCAGGGCGCCATGAGCACTGTGCTGCAGGGCCGTACGGCCGTCGTCATCGCGCACCGGCTGTCGACGGTCGAGATCGCCGACCGGGTCCTCGTCATGGCCGACGGCCGCACGGTCGAGGACGGTCCCCCGTCCGAACTGATCGCGGACCACGGCCGTTTCGCGGCACTGCAGGAGGCGTGGCGGCAGAGCGTGGGGTGA
- a CDS encoding M4 family metallopeptidase encodes MLAVGVQAGTGTAAAPRPGTPHATAAPGALPAKLSPSQRAELIRAAGASTAETAKLLKLGAKEKLVVKDVIKDADGTTHTRYDRTYAGLPVLGGDLIVHTAKDGAVKSTTKATDKPVKPASTTPQVTPAAAEAQAVKSAQAQGAKRTGAAKAPRKVVWAADGTPVLAYETVVGGLQDDGTPNELHVITDATTGAKLFEYQAIKNGTGHSQYSGKVTLGTAPSYTLTDTGRGNHKTYNLNHGSSGTGRLFSDPDDVWGDGTPQNVQTAGVDAHFGAALTWDYYKNVHGRSGIRGDGVGAYSRVHYGNNYVNAFWSDSCFCMTYGDGSGNAKPLTSIDVAAHEMTHGVTSATANLTYSGESGGLNEATSDIFAAATEFDANNPQDPGDYLIGEKIDINGNGTPLRYMDKPSKDGRSKDYWYSGIGNVDVHYSSGVANHFFYLLSEGSGPKDIGDVHYDSPTYDNQPVPGIGRANAEKIWFKALTQYMTANTNYAAARTATLSAAADLFGQGSATYNTVANTWAAVNVGSRVPDDGEGTVYENTDDVAIPDAGAAVTSPVKVSRSGNAPSGLKVTVDIVHTYRGDLVIDLLAPDGTAYRLKNSHANDPANNVKATYTVNASSKAASGTWKLRVRDVYAQDTGYINGWKLTF; translated from the coding sequence ATGCTGGCCGTCGGTGTGCAGGCCGGCACCGGCACGGCCGCCGCCCCGCGGCCGGGCACCCCCCACGCCACCGCCGCCCCCGGCGCGCTGCCGGCCAAGCTGTCCCCGTCCCAGCGTGCGGAGCTGATACGGGCGGCCGGCGCCTCCACCGCCGAGACCGCGAAGCTGCTGAAGCTCGGCGCCAAGGAGAAACTCGTCGTCAAGGACGTCATCAAGGACGCCGACGGCACCACCCACACCCGCTACGACCGCACCTACGCCGGACTCCCGGTCCTCGGCGGCGACTTGATCGTGCACACCGCCAAGGACGGCGCCGTCAAGAGCACCACCAAGGCGACCGACAAGCCCGTCAAGCCGGCCTCCACCACCCCGCAGGTCACGCCGGCCGCGGCCGAGGCGCAGGCCGTCAAGTCGGCCCAGGCGCAAGGGGCGAAGCGGACCGGGGCGGCGAAGGCGCCGCGCAAGGTGGTCTGGGCCGCCGACGGCACACCGGTGCTCGCGTACGAGACCGTGGTCGGCGGGCTGCAGGACGACGGCACGCCCAACGAGCTGCATGTCATCACGGACGCCACCACCGGCGCCAAGCTCTTCGAGTACCAGGCGATCAAGAACGGCACCGGCCACAGCCAGTACAGCGGCAAGGTCACGCTCGGCACCGCACCCTCGTACACGCTGACCGACACCGGCCGCGGCAACCACAAGACGTACAACCTCAACCACGGTTCGTCCGGCACCGGGAGACTGTTCTCCGACCCGGATGACGTGTGGGGCGACGGGACTCCGCAGAACGTCCAGACGGCCGGTGTGGACGCCCACTTCGGCGCCGCGCTGACCTGGGACTACTACAAGAACGTGCACGGCCGCAGCGGAATCCGGGGGGACGGTGTCGGCGCGTACTCCCGCGTCCACTACGGCAACAACTACGTCAACGCCTTCTGGAGCGACAGCTGCTTCTGCATGACGTACGGCGACGGCAGCGGCAACGCCAAGCCCCTGACGTCCATCGACGTCGCGGCACACGAAATGACGCACGGTGTCACCTCCGCCACCGCCAACCTCACCTACAGCGGCGAATCCGGCGGCCTGAACGAGGCCACCAGCGATATCTTCGCGGCCGCCACGGAGTTCGACGCCAACAACCCGCAGGACCCGGGCGACTACCTCATCGGCGAGAAGATCGACATCAACGGCAACGGCACCCCGCTGCGCTACATGGACAAGCCCAGCAAGGACGGCCGGTCCAAGGACTACTGGTACTCCGGCATCGGCAATGTCGACGTCCACTACTCCTCGGGTGTCGCCAACCACTTCTTCTATCTGCTGTCCGAGGGCAGCGGCCCGAAGGACATCGGCGACGTCCACTACGACAGCCCCACCTACGACAACCAGCCGGTCCCGGGCATCGGCCGGGCCAACGCCGAGAAGATCTGGTTCAAGGCGCTCACCCAGTACATGACCGCCAACACCAACTACGCGGCGGCGCGCACCGCCACGCTGTCCGCCGCCGCCGACCTCTTCGGCCAGGGCAGCGCGACCTACAACACGGTCGCCAACACCTGGGCGGCGGTCAATGTCGGCTCCCGCGTCCCGGACGACGGCGAGGGCACCGTCTACGAGAACACCGATGACGTCGCGATCCCGGACGCGGGCGCGGCGGTCACCTCACCGGTCAAGGTCAGCCGCAGCGGCAACGCGCCCAGCGGACTGAAGGTGACGGTGGACATCGTGCACACCTACCGCGGCGACCTGGTCATCGATCTGCTCGCCCCGGACGGCACGGCCTACCGCCTGAAGAACTCCCACGCCAACGACCCGGCGAACAACGTCAAGGCGACCTACACCGTCAACGCCTCCTCGAAGGCGGCGAGCGGCACCTGGAAGCTGCGGGTCCGGGACGTCTACGCCCAGGACACCGGCTACATCAACGGCTGGAAGCTCACGTTCTGA